A window of Pusillimonas sp. T7-7 contains these coding sequences:
- a CDS encoding TetR/AcrR family transcriptional regulator yields the protein MSATPDKKKMSRTSTTRKPRKTAAGAKIAGSIKQGSIGLRDEVNAYKKELILRVAAETFYEHGYHETTVDMLAERLSGTKAIFYYYYTDKHAVLEEIYNRALTTAQAAIQRAIDEGGSAAQKLAAFARYYTQWVIDNQLIVGVFWREERCLSAQARADVAAEQKKIDDMVARIIKEGITAGDFAVSDIQMTSRAISGMISFTYTWWRDDRRMSRDDAANYYADMALRIAGTPVSVEAPSL from the coding sequence ATGTCTGCCACACCCGATAAAAAGAAAATGTCACGCACCTCTACAACCCGTAAGCCGCGTAAAACCGCCGCTGGGGCCAAAATTGCAGGCTCAATCAAACAAGGCAGTATCGGCTTGCGTGACGAAGTCAACGCATACAAGAAAGAACTTATTCTGCGCGTCGCAGCAGAAACATTCTACGAGCATGGTTATCACGAAACTACCGTAGACATGCTTGCCGAGCGGCTGTCAGGCACAAAAGCTATTTTTTACTATTACTACACTGATAAACACGCAGTCCTGGAAGAAATCTACAATCGCGCACTCACAACTGCCCAAGCAGCGATTCAACGCGCCATTGACGAAGGGGGTTCCGCCGCCCAGAAACTGGCTGCATTTGCACGCTACTATACCCAGTGGGTGATCGACAATCAATTGATCGTAGGCGTTTTCTGGCGTGAAGAACGATGCCTGTCTGCTCAAGCGCGTGCAGACGTAGCGGCTGAACAAAAAAAGATCGACGATATGGTGGCTCGGATCATCAAGGAAGGCATCACCGCGGGTGACTTCGCCGTTTCCGATATCCAAATGACGTCACGCGCCATTTCAGGCATGATTTCGTTCACCTACACATGGTGGCGGGACGACCGAAGAATGAGTCGCGACGATGCCGCCAATTACTACGCCGATATGGCGTTGCGCATTGCCGGAACGCCTGTTTCGGTTGAAGCGCCTTCTTTGTAA
- a CDS encoding 2Fe-2S iron-sulfur cluster-binding protein encodes MTTITFILCDGEHRSVDAMDGTSIMDAAYKNDIPGIVAECGGSCACATCHVYVEERFFDQFSTADQFEDDMLEGVASERRPNSRLSCQLTITPDVEGIEIEVPAVQQ; translated from the coding sequence ATGACAACAATCACTTTCATTCTGTGTGATGGTGAACATCGGTCCGTGGATGCAATGGATGGAACAAGTATTATGGACGCTGCCTATAAAAACGACATTCCAGGCATTGTTGCCGAATGCGGGGGATCATGTGCCTGTGCGACTTGCCACGTGTATGTTGAAGAGCGATTTTTCGATCAGTTTTCGACTGCAGACCAGTTTGAGGACGATATGCTGGAGGGGGTGGCGTCAGAGCGCCGTCCTAACAGCCGCCTTTCTTGCCAGCTTACGATTACGCCTGACGTGGAAGGCATAGAAATCGAAGTTCCTGCAGTTCAGCAGTAA
- a CDS encoding enoyl-CoA hydratase/isomerase family protein has protein sequence MAAIEYETQGAVAVITINRPDRRNAINREVREGLFNAFQEFEQSNTLRVAILTGAGNSAFCAGMDLVEAAQLQLGVPPQGYFPVLGDNVRITKPVIAAVNGIAVAGGWMFAQMCDLCVASENARFGITEAKVGRGMPWATPLINMIPQRIAMELLLTGQLITAQRAYEVGFVNEVTSPDDLMPRAMALAETIAANAPLTVRAVKQSLMAATEMGRSAALRMADQLFEPVYKSQDAQEGPAAFREKRKPVWLGR, from the coding sequence ATGGCTGCAATTGAGTACGAAACCCAAGGCGCGGTGGCGGTGATCACGATCAATCGGCCAGATAGACGCAATGCGATTAACCGTGAAGTTCGCGAAGGGCTTTTCAATGCCTTCCAGGAGTTTGAGCAATCGAATACCTTGCGTGTGGCTATTCTTACAGGGGCGGGAAATAGCGCATTCTGTGCTGGTATGGATCTTGTAGAGGCGGCGCAACTGCAGCTTGGCGTCCCGCCACAAGGCTATTTCCCTGTGCTGGGCGACAACGTACGTATAACAAAACCGGTTATTGCAGCTGTCAATGGCATTGCAGTAGCCGGAGGATGGATGTTTGCGCAGATGTGCGATCTGTGTGTGGCGAGCGAGAATGCGCGCTTTGGCATTACTGAAGCCAAGGTTGGCCGAGGCATGCCCTGGGCAACGCCTCTGATCAATATGATTCCCCAACGCATCGCCATGGAACTGCTGCTGACAGGACAATTGATTACCGCACAACGGGCCTACGAAGTTGGTTTTGTCAATGAAGTGACAAGCCCCGACGATTTGATGCCTAGAGCTATGGCGCTTGCGGAAACCATTGCAGCCAATGCGCCGCTGACGGTACGAGCGGTGAAGCAGTCTCTTATGGCTGCCACCGAGATGGGGCGCAGTGCGGCCTTGCGCATGGCAGATCAATTGTTTGAGCCTGTGTACAAAAGTCAGGATGCTCAAGAAGGGCCAGCTGCATTTCGAGAAAAGCGCAAACCGGTCTGGCTAGGCCGTTGA
- a CDS encoding acetyl-CoA hydrolase/transferase family protein — MSKPKETALDDLDFSDFVRAGDGVVWGQLSSEPIPLSQQLLSQRQSIGRFSVFLGATFSESANADYADVVNFRGIGGIGNNRKLERAGVLDIIPTQLSSIPIYFSGGQIRSDVALVQMTEEDDGGYGFAVGSDYIVAAVQQARIVIGEVNAQAPRTFGPHRIPREKIACLVRTDRPVLSVAAAKVGPLEEKIARFASEYIPDGAVLQVGIGAVPEAIMAQLNDRRNLGVHSGMIGDSVADLVEAGVITNALKPFNQGLTVTGMLAGTERLYRFANRNPALTMRSLDCTHDAGLLASIPRLISINSAVEVDLTGQVNAEEVGGRHLGAVGGAVDYVRGAHRAPGGRSIIAMPSTAGEGKISRVVARLAGPVSTSRSDVDLIVTEYGAADLRGRSLAQRAQAMIAIAHPDHQEALSRAVHEQFKGGQEIYGCN; from the coding sequence ATGAGTAAGCCCAAGGAAACAGCGCTCGATGATCTGGATTTTTCTGATTTCGTCAGAGCGGGCGATGGAGTTGTATGGGGCCAGCTGAGCAGCGAGCCTATTCCTCTCAGTCAGCAACTTCTGAGCCAAAGACAATCTATTGGTCGATTTTCTGTTTTTCTGGGAGCCACTTTTTCCGAGTCGGCAAATGCAGATTATGCCGATGTGGTGAATTTCAGGGGTATTGGAGGAATCGGCAATAACAGGAAACTGGAGCGGGCAGGGGTGCTGGACATTATCCCGACACAGTTGTCTAGCATCCCGATTTATTTTTCCGGAGGCCAGATTCGCTCTGATGTGGCCCTTGTGCAAATGACCGAAGAAGACGACGGTGGATATGGATTTGCTGTGGGAAGCGATTATATCGTTGCTGCCGTTCAGCAAGCCCGCATCGTAATTGGCGAGGTGAATGCTCAGGCGCCACGAACCTTTGGTCCGCATCGGATCCCGCGTGAAAAAATTGCTTGCCTCGTGCGCACGGATAGGCCTGTGTTGTCTGTAGCTGCGGCCAAGGTGGGCCCACTCGAGGAAAAGATTGCCAGGTTCGCGAGTGAATATATTCCGGATGGGGCGGTGCTTCAGGTGGGCATAGGCGCTGTCCCAGAAGCAATCATGGCGCAACTGAACGATAGGCGAAACCTGGGAGTTCATTCTGGGATGATCGGCGATAGTGTGGCGGATCTCGTCGAGGCTGGCGTCATCACTAATGCGTTAAAGCCATTTAACCAAGGGCTGACAGTCACCGGCATGCTGGCAGGTACGGAACGCCTGTACCGTTTTGCCAATCGCAATCCTGCCCTGACTATGCGGTCGCTGGATTGTACACATGATGCGGGACTGCTGGCCTCTATTCCGAGGTTGATTTCCATCAACTCTGCGGTGGAAGTCGACTTGACTGGACAAGTGAATGCCGAAGAAGTCGGCGGCCGTCATCTGGGTGCTGTGGGTGGCGCTGTTGACTATGTCCGTGGCGCACACCGTGCGCCGGGTGGACGCTCCATTATTGCCATGCCTTCGACCGCAGGAGAAGGGAAGATTAGCCGCGTTGTTGCTCGCTTGGCCGGCCCCGTCAGCACATCCCGCAGTGACGTCGACCTGATTGTCACTGAGTATGGTGCGGCAGATTTGCGTGGTCGCTCTCTGGCGCAGCGCGCGCAGGCGATGATTGCCATCGCCCATCCAGATCACCAGGAAGCCCTTTCACGGGCTGTCCACGAACAATTCAAAGGAGGCCAAGAAATCTATGGCTGCAATTGA
- a CDS encoding SDR family NAD(P)-dependent oxidoreductase — MADVQRGRQQGFYADFPEGVAVVIGGSGGIGRAVSVRLAECGCDVALTFHKNTQAAQATADAIEAKGRRAITRQVDLLDTDAVSSFLTEVRAQFGRIHTLVVATGANIRMTYVADVTEQEWHDTIMNDVVGFFHAVKHVIPHMKDGGGGAIVALSSAAIVRHCPMDILSTGPKGSIEALVRAIAREEGRHNIRANSVGLGVIDAGLMDRVWEQLPTQAAEAMRKGVPLRRIGTADEAADAVVFLASSRSAFTTGQRLVLDGGYST; from the coding sequence CGCGGAAGGCAGCAGGGCTTCTATGCCGATTTTCCCGAAGGGGTGGCGGTGGTTATTGGAGGTAGTGGGGGCATAGGCCGTGCAGTCTCTGTGAGGCTTGCCGAGTGCGGTTGTGACGTCGCGCTGACCTTTCATAAGAACACGCAAGCGGCTCAGGCTACTGCTGATGCCATTGAGGCGAAAGGACGACGTGCCATAACGCGACAGGTGGATTTGTTGGATACGGATGCCGTTTCGTCTTTTTTAACAGAGGTACGTGCCCAGTTTGGTCGCATCCATACTCTGGTGGTTGCCACAGGAGCAAATATCCGCATGACTTACGTTGCGGACGTTACCGAGCAAGAATGGCATGACACCATCATGAATGATGTGGTCGGATTCTTCCATGCCGTTAAGCACGTCATTCCGCATATGAAAGACGGTGGAGGAGGAGCGATTGTCGCGCTCAGCTCTGCGGCCATTGTGCGTCATTGCCCCATGGATATCCTGTCTACAGGTCCTAAAGGATCTATAGAGGCCTTGGTGCGAGCCATAGCTCGGGAAGAGGGACGTCACAACATCCGTGCCAACAGCGTGGGACTGGGGGTTATTGATGCAGGTCTTATGGATAGAGTGTGGGAGCAATTGCCCACGCAGGCGGCCGAGGCAATGCGCAAAGGCGTACCGTTGCGCCGTATCGGCACGGCAGATGAGGCGGCGGATGCCGTTGTGTTTCTGGCATCTTCCAGGTCGGCGTTCACGACGGGCCAGCGTTTGGTGCTGGATGGCGGGTACTCCACATAA